A single genomic interval of uncultured Sphaerochaeta sp. harbors:
- the fmt gene encoding methionyl-tRNA formyltransferase: protein MRILFAGTAEIAVPSLRALSQHYDIAAVLTNTDKRGARGKALVAPPVKVAGEALGLPVLQFDHLGREAREAVSTYECDTLVCFAYGRLFGPKFLGLFPNEQLNIHPSLLPLLRGPSPIQGAILSQASESGISIQRIASEMDSGDLLLAEQFPLNGDETTESLSAFVAERAADLAVRALSRLQRGTAVFSRQSGEATYTKLITPEMAELDFSNPAKALHAQIRAMTPWPKARTTYQGQTLLITGVHGTIDEIGEDSYDAEVPVGTVIAKQKKKGIAIATSEGLLWVTRLQLEKRKEMDWQSFLNGNQDFLGSKLG, encoded by the coding sequence TTGAGGATTCTCTTTGCCGGTACTGCCGAAATTGCGGTTCCCTCATTACGGGCCTTGTCACAGCACTATGATATCGCTGCGGTACTTACCAACACCGACAAGCGGGGTGCAAGGGGCAAGGCCCTTGTTGCACCTCCGGTTAAGGTGGCTGGTGAAGCATTGGGCCTTCCTGTGTTGCAGTTTGATCATCTTGGGCGTGAGGCTCGTGAGGCTGTCAGCACCTATGAGTGTGATACGCTTGTCTGTTTTGCCTATGGAAGACTGTTCGGCCCAAAATTCCTGGGACTTTTCCCCAATGAGCAACTGAATATACATCCCTCATTGCTTCCTTTGTTACGTGGACCAAGTCCCATACAAGGTGCAATCCTCTCTCAAGCCAGTGAGAGTGGTATCAGTATCCAGCGAATAGCATCAGAGATGGATAGTGGGGACTTGCTGCTTGCTGAACAATTCCCTCTCAATGGGGACGAAACCACGGAAAGTCTCTCTGCGTTTGTAGCAGAGAGGGCTGCTGATCTTGCTGTAAGGGCTCTTTCCAGATTGCAGCGGGGTACCGCGGTATTTTCCCGCCAGAGTGGGGAAGCAACCTATACGAAACTGATAACCCCAGAAATGGCTGAGTTGGATTTCTCAAATCCAGCGAAGGCATTGCATGCACAGATCAGGGCAATGACGCCTTGGCCCAAGGCACGGACAACCTATCAGGGACAGACACTGCTTATAACAGGTGTACATGGTACGATAGATGAGATAGGGGAAGATTCCTATGATGCAGAGGTTCCTGTAGGAACCGTGATTGCAAAACAGAAGAAAAAGGGAATTGCCATTGCCACCTCTGAAGGATTGCTTTGGGTAACTCGTCTACAACTGGAAAAACGCAAGGAGATGGATTGGCAGTCCTTCCTCAATGGTAATCAGGATTTCTTGGGATCCAAGCTGGGGTAA
- the def gene encoding peptide deformylase: MLDIYTLGEEVLQEKCQKVTKFDNALKILVDAMFDTMDEADGVGLAAPQVGVNQRLFVIHIRGAEKRAYINPQIIETSIETDTDEEGCLSIPGVWHDVQRPARVTVQAQDVEGKVFQVKAEGLLARALQHENDHLNGVLFIDRLSDEEREKMVQAYEKRNKSQRRKKR, encoded by the coding sequence ATGTTAGATATATATACACTTGGAGAAGAGGTACTACAAGAGAAGTGCCAGAAAGTAACCAAATTTGATAACGCGTTGAAGATCTTGGTCGATGCAATGTTCGACACCATGGACGAAGCCGATGGTGTAGGGCTTGCAGCTCCCCAGGTTGGGGTGAACCAACGTCTGTTTGTCATCCATATCCGTGGAGCAGAGAAACGTGCGTATATCAATCCGCAGATCATCGAAACTTCCATTGAGACTGATACAGATGAGGAAGGATGTCTCTCCATACCAGGGGTTTGGCACGATGTACAACGTCCAGCTCGTGTGACTGTTCAGGCACAGGATGTGGAGGGGAAAGTATTTCAGGTCAAGGCTGAAGGATTGCTTGCTCGTGCACTCCAGCACGAAAATGACCATCTCAACGGGGTCTTGTTCATTGATCGCTTGAGCGATGAGGAACGCGAGAAGATGGTACAAGCCTACGAGAAACGTAACAAATCCCAGAGGAGAAAAAAGCGTTGA